In Porites lutea chromosome 1, jaPorLute2.1, whole genome shotgun sequence, a single genomic region encodes these proteins:
- the LOC140931325 gene encoding glycoprotein-N-acetylgalactosamine 3-beta-galactosyltransferase 1-like, which translates to MVTMFFFEHNNYMQYWHKRLEIAASKRPQYNANADRHLHQNGFNRNETKRPRILCWVPTSPTNLAERAKSVKDTWGKRCDMLLFFSSKADSSFPAIGLNVEEGRGRLFKKTRLSLEYIYQRHINDADWFLKADDDTYVIMENLRYFLSKLNPSDPHYIGRMYTKDGGYNTGGAGYVFSRETLRIFKKALDEGGCPPGGGEDIFVAKCLKSKGVKPVSTRDSSERETFFQRALQLTPGSPPHEFLLKYSFPLPYKIGPECCSDYPNTFHKVKPEMMYLLEYLIYRVKVETYN; encoded by the coding sequence ATGGTGACAATGTTCTTCTTTgaacataataattatatgcAGTATTGGCATAAACGCCTCGAAATAGCGGCAAGCAAACGTCCCCAATACAATGCTAATGCAGACAGGCATCTTCACCAAAATGGTTTCAACAGAAATGAAACTAAACGACCTCGAATCTTATGCTGGGTACCAACCTCTCCAACCAACCTCGCAGAAAGAGCAAAATCAGTGAAGGATACATGGGGAAAACGCTGTGATATGCTTTTGTTCTTCAGTTCGAAAGCGGATTCCAGCTTTCCCGCAATCGGGTTAAATGTCGAAGAAGGAAGAGGTAGACTGTTCAAAAAAACCCGTTTATCGTTGGAATATATTTATCAACGCCACATAAACGACGCTGATTGGTTTTTGAAGGCAGATGACGACACTTACGTGATCATGGAAAATCTCCGCTATTTTCTGTCCAAGTTGAATCCCTCGGATCCTCATTATATCGGAAGGATGTATACTAAAGATGGCGGGTACAACACTGGAGGGGCCGGCTACGTTTTCAGCCGCGAAACGTTAAGAATATTCAAGAAAGCGCTGGACGAGGGTGGCTGCCCACCAGGAGGTGGTGAAGATATATTTGTAGCAAAATGTCTTAAATCTAAGGGTGTGAAGCCCGTGAGTACGAGGGATTCAAGCGAAAGAGAAACCTTTTTTCAAAGAGCACTTCAATTGACTCCAGGCAGTCCACCACATGAGTTCCTCTTGAAATACAGCTTTCCTCTTCCCTATAAAATTGGACCCGAATGCTGCTCAGATTATCCAAATACTTTCCATAAAGTCAAACCAGAAATGATGTATCTACTTGAATACTTAATTTATCGTGTCAAAGTTGAAACCTATAACTGA